The following DNA comes from Diorhabda carinulata isolate Delta chromosome 3, icDioCari1.1, whole genome shotgun sequence.
CTTAAGAACATGTCCTTGAACGGATTTTTAGAAAAACGCATCATTTCCGGAGATACAGTAGATTTTGTGGCGTTTTTCccgaaaatactttttttgaagTGTTCGTCATGATATCTCAAGTTCTACGCGACCGgttcttttgaaatttgataaaaatcttttttatgtatCTTTATCGCGTCTGctttgaatttttctaaaattccaaTGTGGagtatttttacaaaaattcgaAAAGGTCCAAAAAAGGGGggcaaaaaattgatatttcatgtcTACGCCATTTTGTGAGTATTTTTTTCCGACCAAGGTGAATGCGTAGCGACATCTTTACAGATtaggaatttttcaaatttttttgttccagatCACTATAAGAGCTGGAATCATGTCAACCAGGGTGCACCGTTTTTTTCGTAACCCCCACATTACCGgcctataaatatataaaaaatggttagtacaaatatttttcaatttttttacgttagtttcaaaaatcctaaaatttggtattttaagCCAGAATACCCCCTCTAAGGGGCACCAACCCATCTTTcctatattcattttatatatacttCTATTTCTTCCTTATATAGCCTTATATTGCATCTGTTTTACTAAATTTTACAAAGCCCagtaacaataaaaacattgaaacagTATTTGATTGATAAGTCTACAACGTTCGCCACAATCTTCTTCAATAGCTTTTTAGGAATTAGGAATATTTCGTTCTGTTTTTGTTCAAACCTGAGTTTGTTTGAGGTTCAGTCACATTTTACTTCCATTTTCGTTAACCACAATATTTTTTACCCAAGGTGATTCCTatcttttgatatttgttttttataattctagAGGCAACAAAGTTTACACGATTTTCGACGTCAAACCAATTGGTATAAACTGCATTTTTGTTGTTGACTGCTATAGTGCACTTTTCATCAAACCATGGATTATTGTCTGCCAAGATCACTCCCGAAATCTAGTTTGTGCCAACTAAGGAGTCATTGAAATTAAAGCAAACGTCATTCCAAGAAAATCCTTAAGATGGTTCTATTTGGCCGATCTATATTGTCAAACTTCAAACTTTACATGGTATAAGATCCTTAGTCTAGATTTCTAGTACACACGCTGCTGTAATTAGTTTTAATGATCTGATGTTTCGAGGGGTGCATGTTGTTAGAAACAAGGTCTAAGCTGGTAGCAAAGTCACCATCTCGTAGTTTACGAGCGGTCTTCGTGAATATATGCACTTAGATGACACTGACGACCTGGATAAGGATGAGGTGAGTTGAACCATATCGTAATTTGGATCTTCAACTGAATTATCTGTCGTCATTAAGAATAGAAATATTCTCTAAAGTAAAATTCTCTTTGTTTATGCGGCCATACATtgcttttaaattattttattgaatatccACTGATATAAACATGGATTCTTCTATTTGTCAACCTCAAATGACTCGAATCGACAAACAACCACCTCGCGCAAGTAAAGCTGTGACACTATGTACGACAATTCATTTATCTTACGCACCATCTAGAGATAAATACTTAAACTATTACATTACATCATTTGAGATAAGTTTTTTAGCACCAATAGTAGAATTTTATGACTGATTACACTATTTGAGAGGAGGTGCGATATGTATCTGTAGTGGCTCAAGATATAATTGATACAAGTATATGATATTCCAAAACACAGAAGCCACAACTTCCCAACTGGCATATTATAAGTTTTGCTTGCTTCTTGtggcatttttttatttaggtatGTAATGATGAAAGGAATATGCATTCTTGGTAAATATAATGACCGAAAATGAAACAGCAACATATTCTATACCTTAAATAACCCTTATTGTCTTCGCTTTCTGCTAAGGTCTTTATAGAGGACAACAATAAGTCGTCGTATCCAAGAAACTCGTCTAACAAAAGTCTACTAAAAGGATCTCCAAAACACTCGTCTTTAGCTGGATCTAGAGTAACGATTTCCACTGGGATTTTCAACCTGGTTCTAGTAGCGGGACTAAGTCGTAAAAATCCATATTCTAATGCGAATTCTACTATGTATTCATGTTCATGTTGAGCTAAAATAAAACGGTAAATCATATATAATtagtatattcaatataaatgttGTGACGGGTATACAACCGTACGCCACCTAACGGCGCCAgtcataatttaatataatggaAACTATTCTAGTGGGGTCCATCTATTCCATATTGGGTATCAATGAACTACTACATATTTCTGAAAGATAAGTTTACTATAACTGGACTAGCTAGACTCTTTAAAAAGTTTCTACAATGTTCTAGAATTATTACAAGAGAATATATGAGGCAGGAGCTCACAGTAGTGTTATAGTTGTTCATAATTAGTGTAATGAAGTGAAAttaatttgtacaattttattcaagaatattaggttaggttatgtttagggCATAATCAGTGATAAATGTTGACTTTTTAATAGTAACTAGTTAGTCTATGTAATTGATTCAGCATTTATGTCTCTTCTTTCCATTTAACCATAACCATTTAACcacttttttgtgtattttaatGCAAACACGACCTACCACcatctattttatttcactAAATCATCTCTCTAATTttgaattccaaaaattttagaCCTTTAAGAATGTTTGATTCTTGAttcttcttgatttttttttattacaaatcatattataatacagaaaattttaattatatttcaacagAAGTTGAACCcaccaaaaatttatttatattagttcaaattagtaatttattaatatgtttATGATTTACCTTTAGTTTGAGAATCAGAAGCATCTATCACATTTTGTTTAATGTCTGTAACTGCAAACAAACTATCACTTTCATTATTGACTCCATGTGTAGGCCTctcaaaaattgaagatttctCAGTGGTTACCATTGGATGATCAGTAAATAACTGATAATTATCCCATAAAGTAGGAGACATTTTTGATACATTTAACAACGCATCTGATATCAACTTCTTctcattttcatctgttttaaCTGCATTACTATTGATTTTACCTAGAAAAtatggaatttctggaaccattcaTACTAAACTATTAACTATGGTTATCGAAATTAGAATataacagtgtaattgtaaatGTTGATGTAGTTGTATTAGACAGTGTGTTTGGggtatatttattcattataatatacAGCTGAATAGATATAACAGAAGAGTATAGTGCAAAATCTATTTGATGTTAGTCCTTTTAAATGTTTTGCCGCTATCTCAGCCAAAGTAGCAGTGCATATAATTGTGTGGTTTGAGATTTTGCTATATTTTCGTAAAGAGCTATCTATAATACACTGGAATCGAAATTTATAACCCTACATATGGTTTTCCAAAAAACCTAACTCTGTAgtcaattataattgattttcaatttatttggaaCGAACTTTGATGAGTTTTAGGTCAAGTGTCAAATTTTTGAACATATCATAAAGTGTTCCTAATACAAGAAACtattaattcaatataaattacaaatattgtagtacaactttttgaaactatattttttactttcttgAGCTCTTTTATAGTCTTTTTCATTAAGTAATAATAGATATTCTGAATTTGTTTCTGCATCCAATATTTTCATCAGCCTGGCTGATTAAAACCTAACCAGTGTATTTAGTAATATTCAATGTTGAGAAATAGATTGGAGTAGGAAAATTAATACTTTTGCATCTAATTAgtggttttttaaataaatatgtgatataCTAATGTATTACAATCcctaattaaattttatatgtcatacacaatataattaatatctttGATTATCCTACatggaattataaaaaaaaattgtataaacatgaaaatagttatttttgaatCTACTAATTGTATGTGACAAATATGTAGGTCTTACCTTCTACAGCAGCTTGCAGTGGTTCAGTTTCTTTAGAACTATCCTCAACTGCACTTGGTTCGATATTAACAAAACTGTCCCTTGCTAACAGCCCAATCACATGGGTAAAATCTTCTACTTTGCCTTGTTGTTTCAGTTTTTCCTCTTTAGCATAACTctgttcaatattataatcCTTTCCCACATTCCTCACTATTTCTACTCTAAGTATCCCATCTCTAGGCCATGTATCTTTTACATGGTTCAAACATGTCGATGGTGACCGAGAAAAAGTAATGTGTATatacatcaaaacaaaaaatgctgCTATAGCCTTAATTAATGTGAGAAATTCTAAAAATCTTCTTAATGGTCTAGGAAAAGTCCTTGCATAAGCTAAGGCAGCTCTATAAAAAAGCGTATGAAATAATCTATCACGTACATTAAATAAAGGATTTTGgttattattgtttctaatcCTATTGGTATTGATGAAGGGTCCATTAAGATGGTTATTTTCAGGACTGACTTCTATTACTGGTGGTGCGTTTccagacatttttaataaagtttttaacgAGTTATAAATCTGAAGACAATATACATCCTGCAAAATAAAGTAGGTTAGTTGCACTTTTAAAATTAAGTTGATTTGAAGAACTTTTCAATTTCACTTTTATAAATGAGGAGGGGAGACATCAGCGtaattcataataatgattCGGTAACTTTGACGTTGTTAATAATCAGAATTACAAAGTTGTTTTTAGCATATTTATAAGTATTGCAAATCATATTAAAGCGCAAAACATAccttttgttattaatatttaacgGATTATGTGAAAATATAGTTGAAATATGTAATCATTCTAATAAGGTACAATAATTATATTCCGCtccaaaaaatttccaaaaaagcagatttttgatttttttaagtcaaaaacaaatatgaaaattgacaTACATTTGACGTGAATCTCGACGGTAATGACAAATGACGTTTATATCAGGCAACTATTTTAACGCAGTATGAATTGTTTTCTGGGAATTTTCAATTGGGAAAATGCAACCAAACAAAAGTCATTCcaaattacttataatttatGCTATtggattttattaattctttcaatatttcttcttcaacaCAAAGTTCATGAATTAGCTAccgaaaataatcaatataaatataaatataaatcaatataaattgtcccaattaaatataaatataacgtACGTATATACACCTGAAGTAAAGGTATACTTTCGTtctatttaaacattttaatttgacaattatgaagtttattgaaaataagaatatGTTACtcaataagtaaataaaaaataaatagaccAAGTTAGttattgatttaataaattcaatgtttttaatagatttttgcaaataaaataatagcgtgaatgttattgatttttattataaataaattaactgttgaataaataaagaatatattgtatattttttattatacttgaaATAACGAAGAAGTTCAGCAACGTTAATATAACctgatttgaaaattaatattttatcatattataaattaatataattaaagtatctattaattgattttctttcaataaacaGCTGCGTTACTAATTTTAAGGCATTATTAACCAAATCCCACTGATACTAATTACTTAACCATATGTCAGGATTTAATAGGcctgaataaatattaataacagaAATTGTTGGTGTAATAATAATCACTGCAATCAGAATATTTCAACACTTCGCTAGTGcgttcattttacaaataaaaacagaattattacaaaaaataaattgataaaataaaggTAAGATACACAATATTCCCAATATAATTCTAGAGGCTTTTTACTATGAGAATGTATcatcacaaaattaaaaatcacatTAAAATGATTCCCATATAAACATGTAGCtttaacacaaaatttgataAGATTAATATAAAAGCCACAGTAGTCTGAAGGGAAGTAATTTCTATTTGCATATTTCTATTCTTCAAAAGCaaacgaaaaatgttttaattattatattgtatttcaCTCATAATAATTATACAGTGTGTAGTGAATTTTATGTGCAAAAATTCATGTGTCATAAAAAAATAGGTCATAGAAAAATCAACTTAATAGAGGCAAACCGTCAAtgagaattataaatatttagattgttTTTCATGGTATgttaaaacatacaaaataaattgGAGAAGAAAGTCTGAGATATtattatccaaattttgttACTTGAATTGGTAATTTGTTTTGGCTCCGAAAACCAATAATCAAAGCTTTTACATATGAATAGAAATATTGTATTCcaattgaatgaataaaaacagCAAAATATCCATAAAAGCACAATCTAATatttaacacaaaatttatttaaagataaCCTAAAAAAGCGTTATAAGT
Coding sequences within:
- the LOC130891795 gene encoding membralin, translated to MSGNAPPVIEVSPENNHLNGPFINTNRIRNNNNQNPLFNVRDRLFHTLFYRAALAYARTFPRPLRRFLEFLTLIKAIAAFFVLMYIHITFSRSPSTCLNHVKDTWPRDGILRVEIVRNVGKDYNIEQSYAKEEKLKQQGKVEDFTHVIGLLARDSFVNIEPSAVEDSSKETEPLQAAVEGKINSNAVKTDENEKKLISDALLNVSKMSPTLWDNYQLFTDHPMVTTEKSSIFERPTHGVNNESDSLFAVTDIKQNVIDASDSQTKAQHEHEYIVEFALEYGFLRLSPATRTRLKIPVEIVTLDPAKDECFGDPFSRLLLDEFLGYDDLLLSSIKTLAESEDNKGYLRNVVSGEHYRFVSMWMARTSYFAAFFIMIVFTVSVSMLLRYSHHQIFVFIVDLLQMLEFNVTVTFPAAPLLTVILALVGMEAIMSEFFNDTTTAFYIILIVWVADQYDAICCHTSITKRHWLRFFYLYHFSFYAYHYRFNGQYSSLALVTSWLFIQHSMVYFFHHYELPVILQQAHFQQFLLRNTNQPLPTHAITVAARRITDLISTVRPNATTQTSGTTMRAATSTSTNTVTTTTISVGTIAQPISSSQSSQTTSTTVETTESQTSGSGPTQPVGIQTYDFESIPPSGGSDSP